The Phycisphaeraceae bacterium genome segment GCACTCGGATTGATCGACATCATCCGACTGCTCGCGAGCGAGCAGTACAACGCCCATGGTCCGAAGACTCCTTGTCCGAACTGTGGCGGCGAACTCACCGACCCCAAGCCGTTCAACCTCATGTTCGCGACGATCGTCGGAGCGACGGGCGATTGGGAGACAGACAAGGCCTACCTTCGTCCGGAAACGGCTCAGGGTGTCTTCATCAACGCCAAGAACGTCTGGGACACCAATCGCGTGAAGATTCCCTTCGGCATCGGCAACACGGGCACATCCTTCCGCAACGAGGTTACGCCGCGCAACTTCACCTTCCGCTCGCGCGAGTTCGAGCAGGCGGAGCTGGAGTTCTTCTGCCACCCCAGCGAGTCGCAGGATTGGTACGCCTTCTGGCGGGACTTCCGCATGGAGTGGTGGAAGTCCATCGGGCTGGCCAGCGACAACCTGCAGCTGCGCGAGCACGAGCAGGATGAACTTTCGCACTATTCCTGCGGCACGAGCGACATCGAATACCGCTTCCCCTTCACCGCCCCCGGGTTCGGCGAACTGGAAGGCATCGCCCACCGCGGCGACTACGACCTCAGGCAGCATCAGAAGCACAGCGGCGTGAAGCTCGAGTACTTCGACACGGATCGCGGCGAGCTCCTGCCCAACGGCTCGAAGAAGGGCGAGCGGTACCTGCCGCACTGCATCGAGCCGGCGGCGGGGCTGGACCGCGGGGCGCTGGCGATCCTGTGCGAGGCGTACACCAAGGATGAGAGCCGCCCCAGCCCGGAGATCATGAAGTTCCACCCGCGGCTGGCGCCGATCAAGGCGGCGGTCTTCCCGCTGGTCAACAAGGACGGCATGCCAGAAGTGGCCGAGCGGTTGTACGCGGAGTTGATGCAGCGCTTCGGCCGCACGGGCTTCATCGAGACGGACGCCAAGCAGTCGATCGGCAAGCGCTACGCGCGGATGGATGAGGCGGGCTGCCCGTTCTGCTTCACCGTGGATGGCGACACGCTCAAGGATCAGACGGTGACGGTGCGCGACCGCGACACGGGGGCGCAGCAGCGGATCGCGATCGACCAGGCGGCGGGCTTCCTGGCGGAGAAGATCGGCGGCTGACAAGCGGAACCGGGGGCGTCCTCGCCCGGAGTCTCCCCGACCCGCCGGTGCCCGTGGTCTCCAAGCGTCGAAAGCGGACAGGGCGGGATTCGAACCCGCGATACAGGGTGATACCCCGTATAACGGTTTAGCAAACCGTCGCCTTCAGCCGCTCGGCCACCTGTCCGTGTGAAACCCGCCAAAAGCGCACGGGCATCATTGGGGCGCGGGGGGGAAGGGTCAAACGGTGGGCGGAAGGCGTGAGGCGCCGGGCATCCGGCGCGGGACGCCGGACAGGAGCCGATGTGGCCGCACGATCGGGCGACCCGTTCGCCCACGTGACGACCTGGCGGACATGCGCTCCTGTTCTCCTGTTCTCCGCCTCTTCAACGCTCCACGCGCTTGGCCAGTTCCAGGCAGGCGCGGAAGCCCGGGTGACGGGCGTCGTGCAGCAGTTCGTACATCGCGGAGACGACGCCGGTGAGCACCGCGCCGGCCCGGGTCATGCGCTCGAAGGCGGGCGTGATCTGGTCGCGCTGCCCGGCGGAGACGGCGTCGGTGACCACGAACGCCTGCCGTCCCGTGGCCTGCAGGTCGAGCACGGTCTGCAGCACGCACACATGGGCCTCGACGCCCGCCACCAGCACGAACGGGCGTCGCCACTCCGCCAGGCGCTCGTCGACCAGGTCGATCAGCGCGCTGAACTGCGTCTTCTCG includes the following:
- a CDS encoding glycine--tRNA ligase, which codes for MDDLMALCKRRGFIFQASDIYGGINGFWDYGPLGAQLKKNLREAWWQDMIMLPCWGRPGPNGDKVRCLPVETRIIQNPKVWEASGHVAGFNDPMQMCKFCKKLWRADQVWELLRQADWMTSLATAFLPGRNDQELGVSGAELRSWAKKRGPRVAPNLAVVRNPEVVLSFLAERVERGEALGLIDIIRLLASEQYNAHGPKTPCPNCGGELTDPKPFNLMFATIVGATGDWETDKAYLRPETAQGVFINAKNVWDTNRVKIPFGIGNTGTSFRNEVTPRNFTFRSREFEQAELEFFCHPSESQDWYAFWRDFRMEWWKSIGLASDNLQLREHEQDELSHYSCGTSDIEYRFPFTAPGFGELEGIAHRGDYDLRQHQKHSGVKLEYFDTDRGELLPNGSKKGERYLPHCIEPAAGLDRGALAILCEAYTKDESRPSPEIMKFHPRLAPIKAAVFPLVNKDGMPEVAERLYAELMQRFGRTGFIETDAKQSIGKRYARMDEAGCPFCFTVDGDTLKDQTVTVRDRDTGAQQRIAIDQAAGFLAEKIGG
- a CDS encoding isochorismatase family protein, giving the protein MPIPRLDIPSTAILVIDVQERLMPSIVDRGRVETNCTLLLQMARELDIPAMVTEQYVKGLGRTVDAVAGAMPDPSWRIEKTQFSALIDLVDERLAEWRRPFVLVAGVEAHVCVLQTVLDLQATGRQAFVVTDAVSAGQRDQITPAFERMTRAGAVLTGVVSAMYELLHDARHPGFRACLELAKRVER